A window of Solanum stenotomum isolate F172 chromosome 3, ASM1918654v1, whole genome shotgun sequence contains these coding sequences:
- the LOC125858284 gene encoding polyadenylate-binding protein-interacting protein 12-like, with product MAVDENGSLNRTDDSVVKNDSGAVDHQSNQNGETRSTIPNDQNIQMMMSVNHLQQQQPQKTSVQHKAQMGVFQQQKQSINGNGVMGHHNFQHQHQKMNGVDLRRNGGVGDEVHGGEGFNREMKDLEEMLSKLNPMAEEFVPPSLSSNYAVVPISPGGEQYGFDPFNYAMQTGLGDGNFNRRKRNGYGLGRRRMNVRTSMAQREEVIRRTVYVSDIDHQVTEEQLATLFLTCGQVVDCRICGDPNSVLRFAFIEFTDEEGARSSLSLAGTMLGYYPVKVLPSKTAIAPVNPTFLPRSEDEREMCARTIYCTNIDKKVTQADVKLFFEYFCGEVKRLRLLGDYHHATRIGFVEFVMAESAIAALNCSGAILGSLPIRVSPSKTPVRPRTPRSVVQ from the exons ATGGCCGTGGATGAGAATGGTTCGTTGAATCGGACTGATGATAGTGTTGTAAAGAATGATTCCGGTGCCGTCGATCATCAGTCAAATCAGAACGGTGAGACACGGTCAACGATACCTAATGATCAGAATATTCAGATGATGATGTCTGTTAATCATCTACAACAGCAGCAACCCCAGAAAACAAGTGTGCAGCATAAGGCGCAAATGGGTGTTTTTCAACAGCAGAAACAAAGCATCAACGGTAATGGAGTGATGGGTCACCATAATTTTCAACATCAGCATCAGAAAATGAACGGTGTTGATTTGAGAAGAAATGGAGGTGTGGGTGATGAGGTTCATGGTGGGGAAGGGTTTAACAGAGAGATGAAGGATTTGGAGGAAATGCTTTCTAAATTGAACCCCATGGCTGAAGAGTTTGTGCCTCCCTCACTCTCCAGCAACTACGCAGTAGTGCCAATCTCTCCCGGTGGAGAACAATATGGGTTTGATCCTTTCAATTATGCAATGCAAACTGGACTCGGCGATGGAAATTTCAACAGGAGG AAGAGAAATGGCTATGGTCTTGGTAGGAGAAGGATGAATGTCCGGACAAGCATGGCCCAACGTGAAGAGGTTATTAGGAGGACAGTTTATGTGTCTGACATTGATCATCAG GTGACTGAAGAGCAACTTGCTACACTCTTTCTTACCTGTGGGCAG GTGGTTGACTGTCGCATATGTGGAGATCCCAATTCTGTACTCCGTTTTGCATTTATTGAGTTTACTGATGAAG AAGGTGCAAGGAGTTCTCTGAGTCTTGCAGGAACTATGCTAGGATACTACCCTGTGAAAGTGCTTCCCTCCAAAACTGCAATTGCACCAGTTAACCCAACTTTTCTTCCAAGG TCTGAAGATGAAAGGGAGATGTGTGCAAGAACTATATACTGTACAAACATTGATAAAAAG GTTACTCAGGCAGATGTCAAGCTCTTTTTTGAGTACTTCTGTGGAGAG GTTAAGCGCTTGAGGTTGCTTGGTGACTATCATCATGCTACTCGCATAGGTTTTGTCGAGTTTGTTATG GCCGAGAGTGCCATTGCTGCACTGAACTGCAGTGGTGCAATCCTGGGATCACTCCCTATAAG AGTAAGCCCATCAAAGACTCCTGTCCGACCACGTACTCCCCGCTCGGTGGTGCAGTAA
- the LOC125858291 gene encoding small heat shock protein, chloroplastic: MACTTLTSSPLASNVSVGGTSRINKNVAAPCSVFIPSMRRPMTRLVAQATGDNKDTSVDVHHKSAQGGNNQGTAVERRPTRMALDVSPFGVLDPMSPMRTMRQMIDTMDRLFEDTMTFPGRNRASGAGEIRTPWDIHDDENEIKMRFDMPGLSKEDVKVSVENDVLVIKGGHKKEEGGKDEHSWGRNYSPYDTRLSLPDNVEKDKIKAELKNGVLFISIPKTKVEKKVVDVQIN, from the exons aTGGCTTGCACAACTCTTACATCTTCTCCATTAGCGTCCAATGTCAGTGTTGGTGGAACCTCTAGGATTAACAAAAATGTAGCTGCACCTTGCTCTGTTTTCATTCCTTCCATGCGAAGGCCGATGACTAGGCTGGTAGCTCAGGCCACCGGAGATAACAAAGATACATCAGTCGACGTACACCACAAAAGCGCTCAAGGAGGAAACAACCAAGGCACTGCTGTCGAACGCCGTCCTACGAGGATGGCTCTTGATGTTTCCCCTTTTG GAGTGTTGGACCCAATGTCACCAATGAGAACAATGCGGCAGATGATAGACACTATGGACAGATTATTCGAGGATACAATGACATTTCCAGGAAGAAACAGAGCATCAGGAGCAGGGGAAATACGCACTCCTTGGGACATTCATGATGATGAAAACGAAATCAAGATGCGTTTCGACATGCCGGGGCTGTCCAAGGAAGATGTAAAAGTATCGGTAGAAAATGACGTGCTTGTTATTAAAGGCGGACACAAAAAGGAAGAAGGCGGAAAAGATGAACACTCATGGGGTAGGAATTATAGCCCTTATGACACTCGTTTAAGTCTCCCGGATAATGTTGAGAAGGATAAAATCAAAGCGGAATTGAAGAATGGAGTTCTTTTCATCTCGATTCCTAAAACTAAAGTTGAGAAGAAGGTGGTTGATGTccaaatcaactaa
- the LOC125858280 gene encoding growth-regulating factor 3 isoform X2, whose protein sequence is MMGHHQDLHCSSSSDGGANKMPFSSNEASLLPPAPPPPSAAVVRSLQPFDVATNSQGGMATALGYPFTWAQWKELERQAMIYKYMVSAISVPPDLLLSICSGASHTTSATGSVQGQRYTTNIRDLEPGRCKRTDGKKWRCSRDVAPHQKYCERHMHRGRPRSRKHVEVHAGVSNASDNKKTRLQVESTAMAVTIPTTPASQINNRSTKQPLRSTFQQIQSPLFFHDDKIGGNGNISTDPSFNELHSSGWMMEGELVAKADSGQQWQHLMDSNAGYSAHGYREEALNFLASRDLERTEHTGEFNFMTNPEFVKDTSRDLINGWSNDNVYNNSNNENMEALLWPSLGNISPSSLTLSIAMAAGDVLDEDMGLDSRFMNTNQHNFWENSFPFASGGPLAEVLHPSSSFSLGDNPTSSYTSNGDSISPAATTVSSPSGVLQKTVFSHSDGSVCNSPILAAPSNITPETVQFQWLR, encoded by the exons ATGATGGGTCATCATCAAGATCTTCACTGTTCATCATCCTCTGATGGTGGGGCTAACAAAATGCCATTTTCTAGTAATGAAGCTAGTCTTCTTCCTCCAGCTCCTCCACCTCCTTCAGCAGCTGTTGTAAGGAGTTTGCAGCCTTTTGATGTTGCTACCAACTCCCAAG GAGGAATGGCAACTGCACTGGGGTACCCTTTTACATGGGCACAGTGGAAGGAACTGGAGAGGCAAGCTATGATTTATAAGTACATGGTCTCAGCTATATCTGTTCCTCCAGATCTCCTCTTATCAATTTGCTCTGGAGCTTCACATACTACAT CGGCTACTGGATCGGTACAAGGCCAGCGATACACAACAAATATAAGGGATTTAGAGCCAGGAAGGTGTAAAAGAACGGACGGCAAAAAATGGAGATGCTCGAGAGATGTAGCTCCTCATCAGAAGTACTGTGAGCGCCATATGCATAGAGGTCGTCCCCGTTCAAGAAAGCATGTGGAAGTTCATGCCGGTGTTAGCAACGCCAGTGACAATAAGAAGACTCGCCTTCAAGTTGAATCTACTGCCATGGCTGTTACTATACCCACCACACCTGCTAGTCAAATCAACAACCGTTCAACAAAGCAGCCTCTTAGATCTACCTTTCAACAAATTCAGAGTCCCCTGTTTTTCCATGATGATAAGATTGGGGGAAATGGAAATATCTCCACTGATCCCTCTTTTAATGAACTACACAG TTCGGGCTGGATGATGGAAGGTGAGTTGGTAGCAAAGGCTGATTCTGGACAACAATGGCAACATTTGATGGACTCAAACGCAGGTTACTCAGCGCATGGCTACAGGGAAGAGGCATTGAATTTTTTGGCAAGTAGAGATTTGGAAAGAACTGAGCACACCGGTGAGTTCAATTTCATGACAAATCCTGAATTTGTAAAAGATACCTCTAGGGACTTGATTAACGGATGGTCCAATGATAATGTATACAACAATAGTAACAATGAGAATATGGAGGCTTTGTTGTGGCCATCGCTAGGGAATATCTCGCCATCATCGCTTACTTTGTCTATTGCTATGGCTGCTGGTGATGTCCTTGATGAGGATATGGGATTGGATAGTAGATTCATGAATACTAATCAGCACAACTTTTGGGAGAACAGTTTCCCTTTTGCGTCTGGAGGACCATTGGCTGAAGTTTTACATCCTAGCTCATCTTTTAGTCTTGGTGACAACCCAACCTCATCATACACAAGCAATGGCGATTCAATCAGCCCTGCAGCAACAACTGTCTCATCACCATCTGGGGTTCTTCAAAAGACGGTGTTTTCGCACTCTGATGGCAGTGTTTGCAACAGCCCCATTCTCGCAGCTCCAAGTAATATTACACCTGAAACTGTTCAATTCCAGTGGTTAAGATAG
- the LOC125858280 gene encoding growth-regulating factor 3 isoform X1, which yields MMGHHQDLHCSSSSDGGANKMPFSSNEASLLPPAPPPPSAAVVRSLQPFDVATNSQGGMATALGYPFTWAQWKELERQAMIYKYMVSAISVPPDLLLSICSGASHTTSATGSVQGQRYTTNIRDLEPGRCKRTDGKKWRCSRDVAPHQKYCERHMHRGRPRSRKHVEVHAGVSNASDNKKTRLQVESTAMAVTIPTTPASQINNRSTKQPLRSTFQQIQSPLFFHDDKIGGNGNISTDPSFNELHRSSGWMMEGELVAKADSGQQWQHLMDSNAGYSAHGYREEALNFLASRDLERTEHTGEFNFMTNPEFVKDTSRDLINGWSNDNVYNNSNNENMEALLWPSLGNISPSSLTLSIAMAAGDVLDEDMGLDSRFMNTNQHNFWENSFPFASGGPLAEVLHPSSSFSLGDNPTSSYTSNGDSISPAATTVSSPSGVLQKTVFSHSDGSVCNSPILAAPSNITPETVQFQWLR from the exons ATGATGGGTCATCATCAAGATCTTCACTGTTCATCATCCTCTGATGGTGGGGCTAACAAAATGCCATTTTCTAGTAATGAAGCTAGTCTTCTTCCTCCAGCTCCTCCACCTCCTTCAGCAGCTGTTGTAAGGAGTTTGCAGCCTTTTGATGTTGCTACCAACTCCCAAG GAGGAATGGCAACTGCACTGGGGTACCCTTTTACATGGGCACAGTGGAAGGAACTGGAGAGGCAAGCTATGATTTATAAGTACATGGTCTCAGCTATATCTGTTCCTCCAGATCTCCTCTTATCAATTTGCTCTGGAGCTTCACATACTACAT CGGCTACTGGATCGGTACAAGGCCAGCGATACACAACAAATATAAGGGATTTAGAGCCAGGAAGGTGTAAAAGAACGGACGGCAAAAAATGGAGATGCTCGAGAGATGTAGCTCCTCATCAGAAGTACTGTGAGCGCCATATGCATAGAGGTCGTCCCCGTTCAAGAAAGCATGTGGAAGTTCATGCCGGTGTTAGCAACGCCAGTGACAATAAGAAGACTCGCCTTCAAGTTGAATCTACTGCCATGGCTGTTACTATACCCACCACACCTGCTAGTCAAATCAACAACCGTTCAACAAAGCAGCCTCTTAGATCTACCTTTCAACAAATTCAGAGTCCCCTGTTTTTCCATGATGATAAGATTGGGGGAAATGGAAATATCTCCACTGATCCCTCTTTTAATGAACTACACAG AAGTTCGGGCTGGATGATGGAAGGTGAGTTGGTAGCAAAGGCTGATTCTGGACAACAATGGCAACATTTGATGGACTCAAACGCAGGTTACTCAGCGCATGGCTACAGGGAAGAGGCATTGAATTTTTTGGCAAGTAGAGATTTGGAAAGAACTGAGCACACCGGTGAGTTCAATTTCATGACAAATCCTGAATTTGTAAAAGATACCTCTAGGGACTTGATTAACGGATGGTCCAATGATAATGTATACAACAATAGTAACAATGAGAATATGGAGGCTTTGTTGTGGCCATCGCTAGGGAATATCTCGCCATCATCGCTTACTTTGTCTATTGCTATGGCTGCTGGTGATGTCCTTGATGAGGATATGGGATTGGATAGTAGATTCATGAATACTAATCAGCACAACTTTTGGGAGAACAGTTTCCCTTTTGCGTCTGGAGGACCATTGGCTGAAGTTTTACATCCTAGCTCATCTTTTAGTCTTGGTGACAACCCAACCTCATCATACACAAGCAATGGCGATTCAATCAGCCCTGCAGCAACAACTGTCTCATCACCATCTGGGGTTCTTCAAAAGACGGTGTTTTCGCACTCTGATGGCAGTGTTTGCAACAGCCCCATTCTCGCAGCTCCAAGTAATATTACACCTGAAACTGTTCAATTCCAGTGGTTAAGATAG